The sequence below is a genomic window from Brettanomyces bruxellensis chromosome 9, complete sequence.
AGTATTTAAGCACATTACCATTGGCTTGTTTAATTAGTGGCTTTATAACAATACTAGTTTTCTCGCAATCACGTCCAGTATAATGGGTTATATGTAATGCTAAATCCTCCTAACTATTTTATCGTACCATATTCGCAGTATTTATACACCACATTCGTTATTTCTCTTAGAATCCTTGAATTCATCCTGCTACAAACCGGGGCTATAAGAAATCATGGTTTCCCTTATGCTGAAGTATCTGTGTCTATTGTCTTTATGCCTGGCCCATTTAAGATCCCTTGTTTGATATTCACATTCATTTAAAAGGTCTTTCTAGCACTGAAGTATCCAGACATCTTATGTTCTAGCATCCTCATGTCTAGCACATATATTAACTATTTCGTCTAATACATTCAAGCATCCATTGGAGTATTCACTATCTTCATGCTTAAGTATGCACATTCATTATCTCAATTATGCGTAGTTCGCTTTGGTATCCTAATGCTTCACATTCACTACATTTTAGCCTCTaagcattttcaaattttcacaTCCTCATGCCTAATATTTGCATTACTACTTTATCTTTATGCTGAAGTATTCACTACATTTGATCCAGTACCCACATTACTACGTTCTAGTATTCACTGCGTTTATCTTCATGTCTAAGTATTCACATTTGATTTCAGTAATTACGTACCACTTTTTAGTACTCACAGTACTACGTTCTAGTACTTACATTACTTAGTACTCATATTACTACATTTTAGCACACACATTACTATATTCTAGTACATTGCATTTATCTTCATGCCTATATTCGCACATTTATTTCAGTACTCACCTCTAGTACACTACATTTCTATATCACACATTTGATTCAGTACTCACCTCTAGTACATTCGATTCAGCACACACCCCtaatcatcatcctccttGAAAAGCCACATGGCCATCTCCTTCTTGTTCTTGGCCTTACCCTTGGACGAGCCCGTGAATGACGAGGCATCGATGTTGGCCTCGCTGCCGCTCCGCGTGGAGAGCCCTGTGTCGGAGCCTGAGGGGTTTTCCGGGCGGGAGTCGGCCTCACCGTCCATTTTTCCGCCCATGACGACCTTCTGGACCTGCTCCTTCTGCTTGGCACGGTCACGCATCCGCTCCTCGATGGTGCCCTTGACCAGAAGACGGTAAACGGTGACCTGGCGGGTCTGGCCCAACCGATGGGCACGGTCCATGGCCTGGGAGTCAATGGTTGGATTCCAGTCGGAATCGTAGAAGATGACAGTGTCGGCAGCGGTCAAGTTGATGCCCAAGCCACCGGCCCGGGTGGAGAgaaggaagatgaagagatCTGGGTTGGTCTGCCAGTCATCGACCAAGTCTCTGCGGTCGCTTAAGCGAGAAGAGCCGTCCAACCGGATGTACTTGTACTGGCGGTAGGTCAAGTACTCCTCCATGAGATCCATCATCCGGGTCATCTGGAAGTAGACGAGGCACTTGTGGccgtttttcttcaacacGGGGAGCATCTGGTCGagtttcttcaactttccCGAGTCCATCACGAATCTTTCCATGGAGGGGAGCCTGATGGTGGAGTGGGACGCGTGCCGGGACAGCAAGCGGGGGAGCATCTCAGCCTTGGGCCAGTTTTCCACCGGCACGTCCGCCCGGTAGAGTTGCCACTGCGTGTCCAGGCTCAATGGGCTCAATGCCTGCCTGATGCCGAGGTCCTGCAGCCGGTCCGCCTGCCATTGCACGAACCGCCGGCTCGAGCACTCCAGGGCCACCGGGGGGGCCCGGCACGCGTCGAATGCACACGGCTGCATGTCTGCCACATACATCTGCTTGGCGCAGAGGTCCTGCACGGACAGAATGGGGGGCTTTGCGGGTTCCTGGGCCACGTAGCTGCGGCGGGAAATCGCCTCTTGTAGCAGGTTTCGGTGCACAGAGGCGGCAATCTCGCCCACAGACAGCCCGGACAACACCAGGGCCTGCATGCCGGGGCTGTCACGGATGTTCTCCGGGGCCCAGATGCTGAACTGGGCCGGGATGCTGGTCTTGGCGTCAAAAACGCGGCTTTCCGGCCCCGGGCCAAGCAACTCGTCGAAAACGAGCCGCGGAATGTGCATGGATATCTCATTCCGCGTCGTATAGTCGAGCTCGAGGTAGTTTGTGGACCCGTCGGCACCACCAGAGCCCGATTCGGCATTCGTCTCCCGGATCAGAGACCCGCTCTCGGCAAAACGGCCACAAACAAACGCCGACTTGGAGTCGGCCCGCTCGAAGAGGTCCGGGTGGTTGCAGACCTTCCGAAACTGCATGACCACGTTCATGAGCGAGTCGCCGGACTCCTCATCGTCGTAGTTGAAGCCGGTAGATGCAGAGGGCCCGGAAAGACCGCCGGAAGATGCACCGGAGGGCGAAGGTGAGGCCGTACGTCTCCTGGAGTGGGCTCTGCGGCGATTCCGGTCGGAGTGAATGCTCCGGTTGCTCTCGATCAAGTCGATGAGGTTGATCTGGGACCGAAGCATGCGGTAGAGCTTCTTCTGGCGGGAGGTCAACTCGCAGAAGACGTCGACCTCGATCTTGTCGCCCAACTCGCTCTGGACGTTCTTCTTGACTCGGCGGAGCATGAAGGGCTTCAAGATGGCGTGCAAACGGTGCAACTGCAGCTGGTTGAGCTGCGTGTGGTCGCCGGCGTGCGACTCGATGTCCTTGGAGAACCACTCGCTGAACTCGTCGTGCGAGTCGAACAGCGAGGGCATGATGAAGTGCAACAAGGCCCAGAGCTCCTGCATGTTGTTCTGGATGGGCGTTCCCGTCAAGAGGAGCCGGTTGCGGCACTGGAACGAGAGCAGCGACTTCCACCGCGACGACTGCGACGACTTGATGGCCTGGGCCTCGTCCAAGATCATGTACTGCCACTTCATCTTCTGGAAGTACTGCGAGTCCGCCACCGCGAGCTGGTACGACGTCACCACCACGTGGAACGCCGACTCCCGGTGATACACAATGCTCTTGCGGTCCCAGAACTTCCGCAAGATCCGCCGGTCCTTCGCCGTGCCCCAGTACGGGAGCACCTTGAACTCCGGCACGAACTTCGTGATCTCCTGCTGCCAGTTGTGCAACGTTGATGCCGGCGTCACCACCAAGAACGGTCCCCACACGTTGTACGTCTCCGCCAAGTACGCCAACACCGAGATGCTCTGCACGGTTTTGCCGAGTCCCATCTCGTCTGCGAGGATCCCGTTAATACCCTGCTCGTACAACGACGCCAACCAGTTAAGGCCCTTCTTCTGGTACTCCTTCAACGTGCAGTCGAGCATCTTGGGCTGGGGGATGCTGATGCCGCCGAGGGACGAAGTAGGGTCCTGGAAGTTCATCTCTGCACCGTTGAACTGCTGGGCACGGCGCTTTGCGGCCTGCACTGCCGACTGTGCGtttgcagcagcagcctGCTGTAGTTGCTGGTCGTTCTGGAGGTCGAAGTCTGGGGGGATAGAGTGGGAGGGATGTGCATTACTCATATCCATGGTCTCATCCTTATTCTCATCCTTATTCTCATCCTTATTCTCATCCTTACCCTCATTCTCCTTCTCATTCCCCTCCCGCTCATACTCCTCCGTCTTGAGCTTCTTCCCAATAAAGTGCGAGTACAACTCCGTCTGGTTgatcaagaaattcaacTTTCTCGCCTGCCGCTTCGCCTCCCGCtgctcctcctccttcttcgCATTGGCTATCGCCTCCTGCTCCGCTTTCACCCGCTGCATCTTCTCCTCACGctcgtttttcttccaGAAATTCAACATCTCACGCATCGACCGCCGGGCCTTCGTTGTCTGGTCCTTCACGGACTTCGTTGTCTTCGCTTTCCACCGCTTGGACTCCCTTGCTGCGAGCTGTGCAGTTTTCCGCATGTTCAGCAGCTTTGCCTGGGCCGACTGCTGGAACTGCCGGTACGCCTTTGGGCCATCCTTGCGTGACATGTCCTTCCAAAGGCCCACGTACGTGTTGTCGTACTGCCGGGTCAACGCCCGCTGCTCCTTGGTGGTCATGTGGCCGGCGCCCGGTAGCTCCCCGGTGGACATCAGCACGTCGCCCGGTAGAGCCTCGCCCGGTAGCTGCCGGGTGCCACGCCGCCGCCGCTTACTCCTTCCACCGGGACCCGCGGGACCCACCCCGTCGTTCCCGGTCATCGGCCGCTTCAGTCGCAACACAAACCCACCAGGCCCCCGCCCGGTACACCGCCCCAGGGCCCGCTGAAGCTCCGCCAGCTGCCCCTCCCGCTGCCGCTGCAGCTCCACCAGCCTCCGGAGCCGCGCGTTCTTCACCCGCCGGTACGCCTCCTCCTCCTGCCGCACGTTCCGGCTCCTCCGCGATATCTTCTCGAAAATCTTCGGGTCTAGCTGCCCGAGTCGCGCCCGCAGCTCGTTCACCGTCTCCGGCCGGATGTACAACCCTCCTGTTGTCGCGAGCAGCTCGAATTCCGCTTTCATCAACTTTAATCGGTTCGCCTCACCTTCTTTAAGCCGGTCCATCGCAACTGCTGCCTTCATCTTGTTCCGAAAGTTCGCCACGAAGTCTCCGACTGTCCCAATCGACGCTTCTACGCTTTGCTCTCCTTGCCTGTTGCCTGTCAAGATCGACGAGATCTGCATTGCCTTAGGCTTCATGTTATCTTCTTGAGCTGTCATGGTAACTGGTTtcctgtattttctttggtCTTTAGTCTTTAGTCTTTAGTTCTTTGGTCTTTAGTTCTTTGACCTTTaatcttcttgatctttagtctttatttctttagtcttcttcttttgaccTTTAGTCTTCTTGATCTTTAACCTTCTTTAGATCTTTACTTCTTTAGATCTTTACTTCTTTTGACTTTAGTCTTCTTgaaatctttcttttttagcTCTTCAATATTTTGGTCTTTACCTCTTTGGTCTTTACTTCTTTTgaccttcttcttttgatcTCTAACCTTCTTTAGATCTTCACTTCTTTTGaacttttatcttttatctTTAGTCCTCTTGATCTtatttcttgctcttttgaTCTCCTTGTTGatatttcttgtttcttcctccttgcCTCCTTTAATTCTTAATTCCTCgtttatattattattctcTCTATCGTGCTTAACTTGCCCGTTAAACGCGTCAATTCTCTAACCCTAGCCTCAACAGAAAGAATTCATGCCCTCCTTGCAAACTTTTTTAAACTTAAACAACCTGTTGTTTGCGCCGGCCAAAACATATCTGCTTGATTcgccaaaaaaattttgccTGGCTTTTTCTCACTCTGGTCCGGTTCCTTTGTTTTTACAGCCTCGCTGCTACCCACACGTCTAACCAATTattgctttatttccttctACATCCTTAGCCACTACTACtcctgtattttttttattttcatgtTTTTTGGGGGttcccaattttttttttagctttTTCGCGCTTTTCTCTTCCCTCTCATTCTCCAACTTTCGCGGTTCGTACTCTTCAAATTATATGTATAACAATGAATGACTGCAATGAGTACAATGTTCAAAAATACTCATAATACGACCAAGTCGTCTTTCCTAAACGCAGTAGATTCGTTTTAGGGTCGCCTAAATCAAGGGGATGGTATTTTCCAATTATTCTGAAAGACGCCGATTGCAATTGTCATCTATTAACTAATAGCTAACTACTTCTTCTATTTGGCATAGCATTCATTTATATTCACATTTGTGCTTTCTTTACACTATCATAATTTGTAATTATCCCTACTTTCATTTATCCTTTATCATTTATCCCACTATCCTTTATCTCGCTTTCCTTATCCCTCTTTCCTTATCCCACTTTCCTTATCCCACTTTCCTTATCCCACTTTCCTTAATCctactttactttacccCTCCCATTCCCTGTCACGTGACCCGATCTCCAACTTTTAAACTTTTTCCGCTCACTCTATTTGATAAGCAAGCACtctgttttctttccaccTACTTACCCGTCTCCTCGTTTCTCATAAATATCCCCCAATTACATTAGCAATTACATCAGTCCAACCAAAATGGCCTCGGCTAAACGGATCCGCCAGGATATGGTCAACTCAGCGGTTACTTTTTTGCTCGACGGCACTATTTCAAATTCGCCTCTTGCTAAAAAGattgaatttcttcaatCCAAAGGATTGACAGATGACGAAGTTCAGGAGGCAATTCGCCAAGCACAGACATCAGCATCCGGCACAAAGCCTAGTCAGCAGTCTTTGTCGAAGATAGCAGGATCTTCTGTCCCAAATACTCCTCCAAAGGATTACCAAATAAGCAATAATCACGATGAAAGCAATATTGGTAAAGATGGCAGGCCAATGTATCCAATGTACTATGCAAACGCACCTCAACTTTCCTCTGAGCGTGACTGGAAGGATTACTTGATCCTGGGGGCTGCCACAGCTGGTCTGATGTATGGTGCCTACAAGGTAGTCCGGAACTATGTGGTTCCTAAAGTTTTCCCCGCGTCTAAAAACGAACTTGAGAAGGATAAAGAGTCTGTCGATCACGAATTTAAGCGTGTGCAGTCTCTTTTGGACAAGTTTGATGAGGACCAGAAGGAGTTCTACAAGAAGCAGGAGGCGAAAAGTGCGAAGATCGACGAAACCATGGTGGAAATAGATAAGATTATCAGCAAGACAAACGAGAAGAACTTGCAGAACGAGGAAACACTCAAATTCTTGAAGTTGCAGGTCGACAACATCAAGATGGCACTCATGAAGTCACTGGAAAGCCAGAAGCAGACGATTGGCACCGAGTTGGGCTCTCTTGAAAAGgaagttgatgatttgAAGCTTGAATTGAGGGCTCTTTCAACTGGGAAGCAGCCTTCGGGAGCCGATTTTTTTACCAAATCCAGTGATTCTCAAATTGCGCTTTCCTCCTCATCAAGAGCATATTCTCCAGGGTCTTCTTTGCCCGAATCCGGCCATGTTGAGGGCCCAGACAAGAAATCCAGGTCTAATTCCGCCTCTCCAGACGCATATTCCAATCTAAAGATTCCTTCACCGGCTTCTGTTCCATCTGTGAATGATATACTAGGAAAATCCAGCGGCAACAAGCCGGAAATGGCCAACATACACGATGTGATACAGAATCAGGACGAAAATAAGAAGGTTGAGCTCCCAGCATGGCAAAAGGCTGCCCTAAATGAAGAAACCTCGTCGTTAAACGATCAGAAAGGCGAGCCTGAGGACTCGGAGGAAATACCGTCGTGGCAAATGAATCCAGCATCGTGAATATCCCCGAAATGTCGTAATAGTGCTACGGGTAGGCGCTTAAGAAACAAAGAGGAAGtaaagatatatatgtatacaTATTATGTATTATTCACACATGTAAgacaacaagaaaatggaaCGAATGCACATTAGTTGATATTAACattagaaagaagaaaaaaacgtAAAGtgaagagaaagcaaagCATTGAGAATTGTAGTAATGGAAAGCCGAAAGCCCGTTTAAGGTGTACGGATGCATCTGTCTAGTATTTGCCAGCTGCCCATGTCAGACCCGAATTGGCAAATAGGTTGTTTATGGAACCCCCTGGAACGGTGCCTGCGTTGTTGTAGTTCGATATTTGTTCTATGTTGGTGTTTGTGGAGCTCGAGTTCCAGATGTTTCCCGATGCTGCCGGTGTAGAGATGTTCGAGTTCAATGCGCTTGTGCTGTCCAATGAGGACATTGATCTCTGCAAAAATTGTCCCTGCAGAGTTTCCTGTGGCTTGTTCTCAGAAATAGACATGTTGTTGCCGCTTCTGGTGTAAAAAGAACCCGGAGAAGACGATGTTCTGACCAATGAGGGTGTAGCAAAGCTAGGGGCCGGGTTCGAGAAAAAGGCTGTGCTGCTGCCACCACCTTGTCGCGATAAATTTTCGTACGCGCCGAGACTTTGCGATGCCGGATCCTGGGCCATGCTCACAGATGTGGCTGAGGTTGTGGCTGATGAAATTTGGGGAGTGCCTGCAGGACTTGATGCAACTGATGAATTCGGGCTGGCTGCACGAATTATTGACCGTAACTGTCTCTGGAATGGAGTTATTGGTTCTTCgactgaaaatttttgctGTAATGACTGAGAATTCACCGATAACATATGTTGAGGCTGTTGCTGCTGGCAGCCAAAAGATACAGACGTGTACATCTGTGCACCATAACCTGGGCTCTGGTACTGCGTTTGCTGGTATTTTGAGCCATAGTATCCACCATAGTTCTGTTTGTACTGGTTCATCTGCAACATGGGCTTTGTTATGGTGTCGTTGCGTCTATGATTTTGATCACCCTTGTATTTATTGCGCTGGTATCTGTTATTTCCACTGTTGAAGTTTCCGTTACCGGCATTATTGCCGTTATTCCTATTATACACGTTTCCTCCCCGCACATATTTCTCCGGGTGCAGTTCACGGTCCTTTTTAATTCTTTCCTGAACCAAGGCCGCCTTCTCCAACTCTAAAAGCTGGTAGTTGAATGGAATTCTCTCTATGCTATTATCGACAAAGTTTCCATGAGCACATTCTGCCATTTTTGATTCTAATATATAAGAAATGAACGAATAAAATATGACCAACCAGTGATCAAATTCTTGACACACTATTCCACCTCTAAGTTTTCGAATATCTTTCTTCCTGCTATTGATTTTGATGTAAACCCAAATATTCTGGATACTATGTACAAATTAAACGAGCGGAAATTTGTGCCAATAATACATCAACACGGATCAAACTTAACCAATCTACTGCTTTACTTCGGTTCAGACAGACAACTATGTTCTTTGTTTCTCCGGGCCAGACAGTTTTGCTgattttcacttttcctAGTGGTAGCTGTATTACAAATTGGTGACTACGGAATTTTCATGCCAgcactaaaaaaaaaaaaaaataggataACGTTGAAATTTCCAGATATcatgaatgaaaaaaaaaatttctttgcaaTCTCGGAGAAAATCTCGAGgaaatgccaaaaaaaaaaaaaaaaaaacttttcagTATTGCCCCATCCATACAAACGGCGATCTCTACTCCTTTGAGAATGAGCTACGGTATTTGATCTGGAACACATTCATCACGTATAAAAGTTATATTCTGCTTTATTTATCGCCACTATGATATGTAGATGACCAAATTCAATTCCAATGTTTCATATTCTTCTAGAAAGCGTATACAATATGCCTTCCATgagaaatccaaaaaatttcCGAATCCGTAGAATTTTTATTGCTCCGTCGTTGTCTTATTGCGACGCACATTTTTGTTGTGCGTTGGGACTTTGAATCTGGATCTATCTGCACAATTTCTAACATTATTGATATTGATACACTAAATTGTGTTTATTATGGTTAATGCATAAATCTCTCGGGATTTATTCCTTTGCTACTATTGTATTTAAGGTCAGATGATAAAATTAAGCATTTGGCTCCTAAATTAAGGTGAAGTATTTCACATGTATATACGATGTAAGTGGGTATATTTATGCTTTTGGGTATCAAGgaagtaaaataaagagagagagaggGACactattataaatcaacaTCAGCTTAAAATGACACAACTTGGAGAGCTTATTTTGTTGGGCGAAATACTCATTCAGTGTTTAAAGAAAGTAAGTTGAACTTATTACGGACCCATTGAGTTCAGAATGGGAAGCAAAGAACAAACAATGATCGTGCTAACTGTCTTATAATGATATAACTATAAAATACTTGGTGCTGATGATAAGTTCGTATACTTTGAAATCCTGTCAGAGGCCCCACATTTTCCCGCGGTTAATCctgaaaattaaaaatgcaTCTCATGTGATCGGTAAACAATTCCGTAAACTAACGAGTATTCCAGTATAGAGGATACAATTTCATATATAACAACGTCCAATTGTTTGATATTTATCAACTAACTGACATAACACACCTATCACATAATGAAAGGCGAGCCATTGAGTGATAGTGATGACTTGAGTTCATTGGTAGAGCGCTTACATATTGATGGAGGTGAGAAATCTCATCATCGGCATGCATCGGGTAGAAATAGGCATGTGtcggaaaagaaattggaagaaaagGCAATATCAAATAATAAGGAGTATAAATCGTTAGAGCGGCACCACAAAGATGCAAAAAGCAGGTCCAATTATACACTTATCAAAGCACCTCAAAATGACGAGTATTTCAAGCCTATCTCAGTGAAGGATCGATCTTGGGGAAGACAGAAAATAGATGTGAAGCGAATCATGAACACCAGAATAGGAACAAGTGTAGAGAACTCAGCATTTGCAAAGTATGCAAAAAGTGGGAAAGTGGTTGAACCAGAAATTGAAGAGccagatgatgaaagtgTGTTAGGAGGGGGCTTTTTGGACAAACCAGGTAAGACGAAAACAGAAAAACAGTTGGCTGTGCATGTGATGAGTATGGCCGTAAAAGGAAAGAGGGCAAGATTCAGAGATAGGCAGCCAGTTCGACAGGAAGAAAGATATGTAAAGGGCTTAAAAGTGGAACTTTTGGATCATCAAGTGAGAGGATTGCgatattttcttcagaGAGAGAAACTTGAGGGGCATGTGTTCAGGGGTGGGCTATTGTGCGATGATATGGGATTGGGCAAGACCATCCAGATGATATCGTTGATATTATCGAATCCTGCATACAGGTTGGATGATTTAGATGATATACGGCAGGCCTACAAACTGGACTGTAAAGAGAAGCTTTTTAACGGCACAAACAAGCAAGTAGACTTCAGCAAGTCTGTACGGAAGATAAAGAGCACACTTATCATATGTCCGGCATCTTTACTGACTCAGTGGGAGCAGGAAATCGGGCAGAAGACGAATTTAACTTGCTATTTGTACCACGGGGcgaaaagaataagaaacATCGACAGATTGGCAGAATTCGATGTTGTCATAACGAGCTATCAAACTTGCATGTCAGAATTCCAGTCAGGAACATCCCCCTTGTACGAATGCTATTGGTGGAGGTTGATCTTGGACGAGGCACACATAATCAAGAATGTGAGTACAAAGACTGCCGGGGCATGCTTCAACTTGAAGTCTCTGAGAAGATGGTGTCTTACAGGTACACCCATACAGAACAATGTTTTGGAGTTGTGGTCTCTTTTGCACTTTTTGAGGGTGAACCGGTTTTGGAAGATGACAGTTTGGGCAAGCGAGATTGGCAATGTGATTGATGTTTCCGACCGAAAGAAGGGGCTTTCTGTTTTATTGAGGATGTTAGACTATTGCATGATCAGAAGGAACAAGGACGTACTTCAGAATAAGTTCAAGCTTCCTCCAAAAAACATGCATCGGCTACTTTTGGAGCAGGAGCAGTTTGAGAGAATAATATACAAGAAGCTCGAGGGGAAAGTGATCGAGTCCATAATTGATAATGTGGTGATGAATGATTCAATGAACATGGGGAAATTGAGGTTGATTGCACCCTTGATGAAGGGAAGCTGTAAGTCCAGCATGGAGCAGAAGAATTCGTACATGGTGGTGTTTGTGTATCTCTTACGGTTGAGACAGGTCTGCTGTCATTGGCGGACACTTTTCATGTTAGAGCAAGGTGAAAATTGCAAGATGGCATCTGTGAATACGGCGGAAAGCTCAAATGAGGAGAATTTAAGTTCTCTTGAGGGGAAGATTAGTGGATTGGAGATCGATGGTAATACGGATGCGGCATTTCCGGAAATTGAGGATAAGGAAACCGAGGAATCATCATTGGCGTTGATTACAGCCAAGATGAGCTCAATGAGCATCAAGAAAGAGGCAGCAGTATCGAAAAGTGACAAAGAAGTCTTGGATAGGACCAGCAGACACTTGCAGAACAGTAGTGAAAAGTATGCGGACCTTATGCAGTGCgtgaaggtgaagaaagTCCTTGagattcttgaaaaagacCGTAAGAGGAAGACGATCATCTTCTCCGAGTTCACCTCTGTGCTCAAGATTCTCAGCATCATCCTTTATGAAAAAGGTTTTGGCTGTCTCTCATACAACGGATCTATGAGCAAGAcagaaaagcaggaaacCTTAGAGCGGTTGAAGACGAATCCGAAGTATACGGTGTTACTTTGCTCGTTGAAGTGTGGATCGCTTGGATTAAACCTTACTTTCTGCAGCCAGGTGATCCTTTATGAGCCATTTTGGAACCCAGCTGTTGGAGCCCAAGCCATCGACCGAGTTTACAGAATCGGGCAGACCAAGCCTGTAGATGTTTGGGAGTTTTTTGTGAAGAATAGTGTGGAGCAGCGGATCAGAGATCTTCAGGATAAGAAGAGGAATATAGCTAAAGCCGTGACCGATC
It includes:
- a CDS encoding uncharacterized protein (BUSCO:EOG092643S6), translating into MASAKRIRQDMVNSAVTFLLDGTISNSPLAKKIEFLQSKGLTDDEVQEAIRQAQTSASGTKPSQQSLSKIAGSSVPNTPPKDYQISNNHDESNIGKDGRPMYPMYYANAPQLSSERDWKDYLILGAATAGLMYGAYKVVRNYVVPKVFPASKNELEKDKESVDHEFKRVQSLLDKFDEDQKEFYKKQEAKSAKIDETMVEIDKIISKTNEKNLQNEETLKFLKLQVDNIKMALMKSLESQKQTIGTELGSLEKEVDDLKLELRALSTGKQPSGADFFTKSSDSQIALSSSSRAYSPGSSLPESGHVEGPDKKSRSNSASPDAYSNLKIPSPASVPSVNDILGKSSGNKPEMANIHDVIQNQDENKKVELPAWQKAALNEETSSLNDQKGEPEDSEEIPSWQMNPAS